One segment of Topomyia yanbarensis strain Yona2022 unplaced genomic scaffold, ASM3024719v1 HiC_scaffold_216, whole genome shotgun sequence DNA contains the following:
- the LOC131694974 gene encoding uncharacterized protein LOC131694974 codes for MTGICEKCTNDVVGEIIKCGGFCSSGVCLRCSGMKPEIHDALKSSGHLIWMGYACKNIMSKARFSNALVSVNAANEHIIDSLKTEIKDAILADILTEIRTNFKALIDSVPAAPVLTPRVCQSAPRSRAKRLRDTDNDEDSTSHRPAKLLCGTANCNSGPNIVAPGAIASDEPKFWLNLSGIDPQVPDDTVLQLVRTRLDSEEVKADKLVPRGREVRTLSFVSFKVSMPVRLKAKAMTADTWPLGIRFREFEDTGRAAQNFWRPPHTPIPPLITVETPLTSK; via the coding sequence atgaccGGTATCTGTGAAAAATGCACAAACGACGTGGTAGGAGAAATTATTAAGTGCGGCGGTTTTTGCTCGTCTGGAGTTTGTTTGCGTTGTTCTGGGATGAAACCGGAAATTCACGATGCTTTGAAATCGAGCGGCCACCTGATTTGGATGGGTTATGCCTGCAAAAATATCATGAGTAAAGCTCGTTTTTCGAATGCTTTAGTATCTGTGAATGCAGCGAATGAGCACATAATAGATTCgctcaaaaccgaaatcaaagATGCCATTCTCGCAGACATTCTGACTGAAATTCGCACCAATTTCAAGGCGCTGATTGACTCTGTCCCAGCGGCTCCCGTTTTGACACCTCGTGTGTGTCAATCAGCTCCGCGATCCAGAGCTAAAAGACTGCGCGACACCGACAACGACGAGGATAGCACGTCCCACCGCCCGGCGAAACTTCTGTGTGGAACAGCAAATTGTAACTCTGGCCCAAATATAGTTGCCCCGGGAGCTATCGCGAGCGACGAACCAAAGTTCTGGTTAAATCTTTCCGGCATTGACCCGCAGGTACCTGACGACACCGTACTGCAACTGGTGCGTACGAGACTGGATTCTGAGGAAGTAAAGGCAGACAAGCTGGTTCCTAGAGGCAGAGAAGTGCGCACGCTAAGCTTTGTATCCTTTAAGGTGAGCATGCCAGTTAGGCTTAAGGCAAAAGCTATGACAGCGGATACATGGCCATTAGGTATTCGGTTTCGCGAATTTGAGGATACAGGACGAGCCGCTCAGAATTTTTGGAGACCTCCGCACACCCCAATTCCACCCCTGATCACTGTGGAGACGCCGCTAACATCCAAGTAA